One genomic segment of Actinoplanes ianthinogenes includes these proteins:
- a CDS encoding biotin transporter BioY: MTDVFGAVVPGRPTGVLADVWGRSAVRDVILIVGAAGAVGLAAQIALPVPGSPIPITGQTFAVLLAGAVLGPGRGAAGMLVYAVAGILGVPWFAAGASGWPAATGGYLLGFVVAAALVGQLAALGADRRPGYTIGLMVIGNLLIYLIGVPWLALATTLDVPEAICQGLFPYLMGDLLKIALAAALLPAAWLWLNRKHAG; encoded by the coding sequence GTGACTGACGTATTCGGGGCGGTGGTGCCCGGCCGCCCGACCGGTGTGCTCGCCGACGTGTGGGGCCGGTCCGCCGTCCGCGACGTGATCCTGATCGTGGGCGCCGCCGGCGCTGTCGGCCTGGCCGCCCAGATCGCTCTCCCGGTGCCCGGCTCACCGATCCCGATCACCGGACAGACCTTCGCGGTGCTGCTGGCCGGCGCGGTGCTCGGTCCCGGTCGCGGCGCGGCCGGCATGCTTGTGTACGCGGTGGCCGGCATCCTCGGCGTCCCGTGGTTCGCCGCGGGCGCTTCCGGCTGGCCCGCCGCGACCGGCGGTTACCTGCTCGGTTTCGTCGTCGCCGCGGCGCTGGTCGGCCAGCTCGCCGCGCTCGGCGCCGACCGCCGCCCGGGTTACACGATCGGACTCATGGTGATCGGCAACCTGCTGATCTATCTGATCGGCGTGCCGTGGCTGGCGCTGGCCACCACCCTCGACGTGCCCGAGGCGATCTGCCAGGGCCTGTTTCCGTACCTGATGGGCGATCTCCTGAAGATCGCTCTGGCGGCTGCCCTGCTGCCCGCCGCCTGGCTCTGGCTGAACCGCAAACACGCTGGTTGA
- a CDS encoding ArsR/SmtB family transcription factor, producing the protein MSVPLYQAKAEMFRTLGHPVRIRVLELLQDGPKPVRDLLSEIDVEASNLSQQLAVLRRAGIVITFRDGALVMYALSTPDVADLLAAGRRILGAVLTDRDGLLVQLRAQD; encoded by the coding sequence GTGTCCGTGCCGCTGTACCAGGCGAAGGCCGAGATGTTCCGGACCCTCGGCCACCCCGTCCGGATCCGCGTCCTGGAGCTGCTCCAGGACGGCCCGAAACCGGTCCGCGACCTGCTGTCCGAGATCGACGTCGAGGCCTCGAACCTCTCGCAGCAACTCGCGGTGCTCCGCCGGGCCGGCATCGTGATCACGTTCCGCGACGGCGCCCTGGTGATGTACGCCCTGAGCACCCCGGACGTCGCCGACCTGCTGGCCGCCGGCCGCCGGATCCTCGGCGCCGTCCTCACCGACCGCGACGGCCTGCTGGTCCAGCTCCGCGCCCAGGACTGA